In Dyella terrae, one DNA window encodes the following:
- a CDS encoding glycosyltransferase encodes MIQRRAVPYSPLVSVLLPAYNHERFVERFLDSVLEDPYPSKELVIIDDGSMDGTRERIAAWIVRHGADLPVEFVCRANKGIAATLNELAARARGQYLRLGASDDYLLPGGIGAQVAYLQSRPRKWAVVGDSIVVDAQGRQLHDSGMQDLHGADKRMYASDEGIRRAVISRWAIGGPVALIRRKGLESVAGWSETLRIDDWDFFLRLAAHDALGFIDRPVCAYRLHGENFSRTRNRRVRVHNLMESRDVALRRACMFSGPFLLLMRAQAHVIGAKIHFLEHRYGAVAGHMLAYAMFSAMAWVRMRSAQRALPRRVEHA; translated from the coding sequence ATGATTCAGCGACGCGCCGTGCCGTACTCACCCCTCGTGTCGGTGCTCCTGCCGGCATACAACCACGAGCGATTCGTAGAGCGCTTCCTGGACAGCGTGCTGGAAGATCCTTACCCGTCGAAAGAGCTCGTCATCATCGATGACGGCTCGATGGATGGCACGCGCGAGCGCATTGCCGCGTGGATCGTCCGGCATGGCGCCGACCTGCCCGTCGAGTTCGTCTGCCGCGCCAACAAGGGGATTGCCGCCACCCTCAACGAACTTGCGGCGCGAGCGCGCGGACAGTATCTGCGCCTCGGTGCCAGTGATGATTACCTGCTGCCGGGAGGCATCGGTGCGCAGGTGGCGTACCTGCAAAGCCGACCGCGCAAGTGGGCAGTCGTTGGCGACTCCATCGTGGTCGATGCGCAGGGCAGGCAGCTTCACGACAGTGGCATGCAGGATCTCCATGGCGCGGACAAGCGCATGTACGCGTCTGACGAAGGCATACGGCGCGCTGTCATCAGTCGCTGGGCCATCGGCGGCCCCGTCGCGCTTATCCGGCGCAAAGGGCTTGAAAGCGTTGCTGGCTGGAGCGAAACCCTGCGGATCGACGACTGGGATTTCTTCCTCCGCCTGGCCGCCCACGATGCGCTGGGATTCATCGATCGCCCGGTTTGTGCCTATCGGCTTCACGGCGAGAACTTCAGCCGGACGCGCAACCGGCGTGTGCGCGTGCACAACCTGATGGAGTCCCGCGATGTCGCCTTACGCAGGGCGTGTATGTTCAGCGGTCCTTTTCTGTTGCTGATGCGTGCGCAGGCGCACGTGATCGGCGCCAAGATCCATTTCCTGGAGCATCGCTACGGCGCCGTCGCAGGCCACATGCTGGCCTATGCGATGTTCTCCGCCATGGCATGGGTTCGCATGCGATCTGCGCAACGCGCCTTGCCCCGAAGGGTGGAGCACGCCTGA
- a CDS encoding amidohydrolase family protein produces MDGNSRIVQLRHAAVHGRGGRVSLQIEDGRLGTPTASAGMRIDLRDHRIYPGLINAHDHLHLNALPAYRPRHPFANSYEWIEAFQVQFRDPATLKALALPKALRLRHGALKNLLSGVTFVAHHDSWEPMFDASDFPVSVLRDAGWCYAPGWPMYGPAMRQSFLETPAGRPWMIHLAEGTDEKAHAELTALDAQGCLSSQTVMIHGVGLSLRDMDRIIASHAAVVWCPTSNLRLLGATLEPTRLAHAGRLALGTDSRLTGADDLLDELCRARAYSDLPASRLIDLVTERPARILGSEGRGHLAPGACADLVIVPDRGEGTLVGLARADIRMVVRDGLPQWGDPMFAAWFEAAGVPTTPVFLDGQPKLLATQYADPVLLALEPGLTATLPITSRDVRKEARC; encoded by the coding sequence ATGGACGGTAACTCGCGCATCGTGCAGTTGCGCCATGCCGCCGTGCACGGTCGGGGCGGGAGAGTGTCCCTGCAGATCGAGGATGGTCGTCTGGGCACTCCCACGGCTTCGGCCGGCATGCGCATTGATCTGCGCGACCACCGGATTTATCCGGGATTGATCAACGCGCACGACCACCTGCACCTCAATGCCTTGCCGGCCTACCGGCCGCGGCACCCCTTCGCGAACAGCTATGAGTGGATCGAAGCCTTCCAGGTGCAGTTTCGCGATCCTGCCACGCTGAAGGCGCTGGCCCTGCCGAAGGCACTTCGATTGCGGCACGGTGCATTGAAGAACCTGCTCAGCGGGGTCACCTTTGTCGCCCACCACGATTCCTGGGAACCGATGTTCGACGCGTCGGATTTCCCCGTGTCCGTGCTGCGCGATGCGGGTTGGTGTTACGCCCCCGGATGGCCGATGTACGGACCTGCGATGCGGCAGAGTTTTCTCGAGACGCCCGCCGGGCGACCCTGGATGATCCATCTGGCGGAAGGGACCGACGAAAAGGCGCACGCCGAGTTAACGGCACTCGATGCGCAGGGTTGCCTGTCATCGCAGACCGTGATGATCCACGGCGTCGGCCTTTCGCTGCGCGACATGGATCGCATCATCGCCAGCCATGCCGCTGTCGTGTGGTGCCCCACGAGCAACCTGCGCCTGCTCGGTGCCACGCTGGAACCCACGCGACTGGCCCATGCCGGTCGACTCGCACTGGGTACGGATTCACGCTTGACCGGCGCCGATGATTTGCTCGATGAGCTGTGTCGCGCCCGCGCATACTCCGACCTGCCTGCATCACGCCTGATCGATCTCGTCACCGAACGCCCGGCGAGGATTCTGGGCAGCGAAGGGCGCGGACACCTTGCGCCGGGCGCTTGTGCCGACCTGGTTATCGTTCCTGACCGGGGCGAAGGCACGTTGGTTGGGCTGGCGCGCGCCGATATCCGCATGGTCGTGCGCGATGGGCTGCCGCAATGGGGCGACCCCATGTTTGCCGCATGGTTCGAAGCGGCTGGCGTTCCCACCACCCCCGTCTTCCTCGATGGTCAACCGAAGCTCCTGGCAACGCAGTACGCCGATCCGGTACTGCTCGCACTCGAGCCAGGGCTGACCGCCACGCTTCCGATCACCTCACGCGATGTTCGCAAGGAGGCCCGATGCTGA
- a CDS encoding glycosyltransferase family 4 protein — MHVVQINFEEAPADMPPGVLFDRWHSVADIPETAASVGVRMSVVQHARYTGSLRRNGVDYHFLDVGEVPHPGSRGQRSVRRVQELRPDVVHVHGLRFAAEAYALQQGLPGVPILIQDHADRPPRWWRRARWKHWYSVISGVAFTTRALAQPYLDAGMFGPRMQLFDIPESTCHFRVGSQLRARARTGLHGSPCVLWVGRLSSGKDPLTVLDGISRAMSVLPGLEMWCLYGDATLLEQVRKRIDSDSRLAGRVHLRGKVPHADVEAYLRSADIFVSGSHAEGSGYALLEAMACGAMPVVTDIPAHRALAAPVARLWPRGDAVAMGDALIEAARGRFDRASVRAHFDRFLSRQAVGKLWADAYEQLLATHWRRTG; from the coding sequence ATGCACGTGGTCCAGATCAATTTCGAGGAAGCGCCTGCGGATATGCCGCCGGGCGTGTTGTTCGACCGGTGGCATTCGGTGGCCGATATTCCGGAGACGGCGGCCAGCGTCGGCGTCCGCATGTCGGTGGTGCAGCACGCGCGCTACACGGGAAGCTTGCGTCGCAATGGCGTGGACTACCACTTCCTTGATGTCGGCGAGGTGCCACACCCAGGCAGCCGGGGGCAGCGCTCCGTGCGTCGCGTCCAGGAGCTGCGGCCCGACGTAGTGCATGTCCACGGCCTCCGGTTCGCTGCGGAGGCATACGCGCTCCAGCAAGGCCTTCCCGGCGTGCCAATCCTGATCCAGGATCACGCGGACCGCCCGCCGCGCTGGTGGCGGCGTGCCCGATGGAAACACTGGTATTCGGTGATTTCCGGCGTGGCCTTCACCACCCGGGCGCTGGCCCAGCCGTATCTTGATGCCGGCATGTTTGGTCCGCGCATGCAGCTTTTCGACATCCCCGAGTCGACCTGCCACTTTCGCGTCGGGTCGCAGCTCAGGGCTCGGGCGCGAACTGGCCTGCACGGGTCGCCGTGCGTGCTGTGGGTGGGGCGGTTGAGTTCCGGCAAGGATCCGCTAACGGTACTCGATGGTATCTCGCGTGCGATGTCGGTCTTGCCCGGGCTCGAGATGTGGTGCCTCTACGGTGACGCCACCTTGCTGGAGCAGGTGCGCAAACGGATCGACAGCGATTCGAGGCTGGCCGGGCGCGTCCATCTTCGCGGCAAGGTGCCCCATGCCGACGTCGAAGCCTATCTTCGCAGCGCGGATATATTCGTTTCCGGCAGTCATGCCGAAGGCTCCGGCTACGCGCTGCTGGAGGCCATGGCTTGTGGCGCCATGCCTGTCGTTACCGATATTCCGGCCCATCGCGCCCTGGCAGCACCGGTGGCCAGGCTGTGGCCGCGGGGAGACGCCGTTGCCATGGGCGATGCCCTTATCGAAGCGGCGCGGGGACGCTTCGATCGCGCCTCGGTTCGTGCCCATTTCGATCGCTTTCTTTCACGCCAGGCCGTGGGCAAGTTGTGGGCTGATGCCTACGAGCAACTGCTGGCCACGCACTGGCGGAGGACGGGATGA
- a CDS encoding glycosyltransferase family 4 protein: MKLALVVPGGVDRSGERRVIPALLALIERLARLHEVHVYALHQEPLPDTWMLAGAFIHNVGERAPRWHALRAIRHEHRRAPFDVIQAIFSGYCGLVAVLASRWLKCAGLVHIAGGELVDLRAIGYGGRRRLRDRWREAVILRGADAITAASHPAIDVLRSLGLRARRLPLGVDLRRWPPMVPRQRGAGPARLIHVANLNRVKDQGTLLQAMAILDRSGVDFQLDVVGVDTLDGETRRLAGQLGLDRRLQFHGFRTQRELRCLMERAHLLVMSSRHETGPVALLEAAVMGVPAVGTCVGHFAEWAPTAALAVPVGDADAIASAIGQVLGDEDLRLRLAIAAQRRAIVEDADFTARAFESLYLKLLTGGLR, encoded by the coding sequence ATGAAGCTTGCGCTGGTGGTGCCGGGCGGTGTCGATCGGTCGGGCGAACGCAGGGTCATTCCCGCGCTGCTCGCCCTGATCGAGCGCCTGGCCCGGCTGCACGAAGTGCATGTGTACGCCTTGCACCAGGAGCCGCTGCCCGACACGTGGATGCTGGCCGGCGCGTTCATACACAACGTCGGCGAACGCGCGCCTCGGTGGCATGCGCTTCGTGCTATCCGGCACGAGCATCGTCGCGCCCCCTTCGATGTGATCCAGGCGATCTTCTCAGGCTATTGCGGACTCGTCGCCGTGCTGGCCTCGCGTTGGCTGAAATGCGCCGGGCTGGTGCATATCGCCGGTGGCGAGCTGGTCGATCTTCGCGCGATCGGTTATGGCGGGCGAAGGCGCCTGCGCGACCGATGGCGTGAGGCGGTTATTCTTCGCGGCGCCGACGCCATCACGGCGGCCAGTCATCCGGCGATCGACGTACTGCGTTCCCTCGGACTGCGTGCGCGACGGCTGCCATTGGGCGTGGACCTTCGACGTTGGCCGCCGATGGTGCCGAGGCAACGCGGCGCAGGCCCCGCGCGATTGATTCACGTCGCCAATCTCAATCGTGTCAAAGACCAGGGCACCTTGCTCCAGGCCATGGCCATCCTCGACCGGTCGGGTGTCGATTTCCAGCTGGACGTGGTTGGCGTCGACACGCTCGACGGCGAGACCCGCCGGCTCGCCGGACAGCTGGGTCTGGACCGTCGCCTGCAGTTCCACGGCTTTCGCACGCAGCGGGAACTGCGCTGCCTGATGGAGCGTGCCCATCTGCTGGTGATGTCTTCCCGTCACGAGACGGGTCCCGTCGCCTTGCTGGAGGCGGCGGTCATGGGTGTGCCCGCCGTGGGCACATGCGTAGGTCACTTCGCCGAATGGGCGCCGACAGCGGCCCTGGCCGTGCCCGTGGGCGACGCTGACGCCATCGCATCCGCGATCGGTCAAGTGTTGGGTGACGAGGATCTACGCCTGCGTCTGGCGATTGCCGCGCAGCGCCGCGCGATCGTCGAAGACGCCGACTTTACCGCGCGAGCTTTCGAGTCCCTGTACCTCAAGCTGCTCACCGGAGGCCTGCGGTGA
- a CDS encoding Wzz/FepE/Etk N-terminal domain-containing protein: MRREEIYLVDLWHVFRREWLWMLAALVLAGAAAWTFTHTAKRQWEASAWIQIGQVGVTPQGQDPKIEPLQRVLERLQMASFQNDVLASLKIPLNSPEAGLYRKSVKLEPLPYAGPMVKVNFRAYSPDEARQLAEATVAWLHAVHAPLQAHAMTWAQQRVRQVDDDLRAARAERAQLASAATDRVSAGVSTVVLSTRNEEIRVLEALRSDLEGKLGSAYTFETSLAWPVYVPEHPVFPNVVLSWGMALLLGLALGACLMSARDAMRRRRLAALSVAMR, from the coding sequence ATGCGACGCGAAGAGATCTATCTGGTCGATCTTTGGCACGTCTTTCGACGCGAATGGCTATGGATGCTGGCTGCGCTGGTTCTTGCCGGCGCGGCGGCGTGGACGTTTACGCATACGGCGAAACGGCAATGGGAAGCGTCGGCATGGATCCAGATCGGGCAGGTTGGCGTCACGCCGCAAGGGCAGGATCCCAAGATCGAGCCGCTACAACGCGTGCTTGAGCGTCTGCAGATGGCGTCGTTCCAGAACGACGTCCTCGCAAGCCTCAAGATACCTTTGAACTCACCCGAAGCGGGTCTCTATCGGAAGAGCGTGAAGCTTGAGCCGCTGCCATACGCCGGACCCATGGTGAAAGTGAACTTCCGCGCGTACTCGCCGGACGAAGCCAGGCAACTGGCCGAAGCGACGGTTGCCTGGTTGCACGCCGTCCACGCACCGCTCCAGGCCCACGCCATGACCTGGGCCCAGCAGCGCGTGCGCCAGGTGGACGACGACCTGCGTGCCGCCAGGGCCGAGCGTGCGCAGCTTGCATCGGCAGCAACTGACCGCGTCAGTGCCGGCGTGTCGACGGTCGTGCTGTCGACCAGGAACGAGGAGATCCGCGTCCTGGAGGCCCTGCGCAGCGACCTGGAAGGGAAGCTAGGCAGCGCCTATACCTTCGAGACGTCGCTGGCATGGCCCGTCTATGTGCCCGAGCACCCGGTGTTTCCCAATGTCGTGTTGAGCTGGGGCATGGCCTTGTTGCTTGGACTCGCGCTCGGCGCCTGCCTGATGTCCGCACGCGATGCGATGCGCCGTCGTCGCCTGGCGGCGCTGTCTGTCGCCATGCGTTGA
- a CDS encoding B12-binding domain-containing radical SAM protein yields MSDRPRTLLINPTVTSRHSARFPLALLHLAAGLDVKGSCKIVDCNVDRDMPGAVRAAFDGDRFDAVGLGVMGGPQVATAIQASRLVRELDPRVPIVWGSYFPTLYPDTALAAPYVDYAVRGQGDVALPELVQALHQGRHDRIAQIEGLSWKSREGIVHNRARKIVRSDPTGLLPYHLLGDPRKYLAHTYLGRRTVAHQASIGCRFRCTFCGVAAMFGGATALPDAMRLRRDLNYLKYDLGADSVQYFDHNFFDREQDMVPLLEVMAEMALPWWCFARADALLNLSESTWKLVRKSRLRMAYIGAESASPAMLREIRKGTRPDQTLAVAELCRRHGVIPEMSFMVAPPVNTEEETEHTFEFVRELKRINPHSEVVIYIYTPLPDSSRNERDRERHPSAPLLDADGHPMVFPATPEVWTEKRWVDYACHTDAPWLTDRLRRRIRDFETVLRCRFPTVQDMRSPRWVKRTLSAAATWRYHARRYDGPWELNLANRIVRLRMPQVSGL; encoded by the coding sequence ATGTCCGATCGTCCTCGCACCTTGCTGATCAACCCGACGGTTACCTCACGTCACAGCGCGCGGTTTCCCCTGGCGCTACTGCACCTTGCGGCCGGACTCGATGTGAAGGGCAGCTGCAAGATCGTCGACTGCAATGTCGATCGCGATATGCCCGGCGCGGTGCGTGCCGCGTTCGATGGTGATCGATTCGACGCGGTGGGCTTGGGGGTGATGGGCGGGCCGCAGGTCGCAACCGCGATCCAGGCGTCGCGTCTGGTCCGTGAGCTTGACCCACGGGTACCCATCGTATGGGGAAGCTATTTTCCGACCCTCTACCCCGATACGGCCCTGGCGGCTCCGTACGTTGACTATGCCGTGCGTGGCCAGGGCGACGTCGCACTACCGGAGCTGGTGCAAGCGCTGCATCAAGGACGGCATGATCGCATCGCGCAGATCGAGGGGCTTTCCTGGAAATCACGCGAGGGTATCGTCCACAACCGGGCGCGAAAGATCGTTCGCAGCGACCCCACCGGACTGTTGCCCTACCACTTGCTCGGTGACCCCCGGAAATATCTCGCGCATACCTACCTTGGCCGGCGGACGGTTGCGCACCAGGCGTCGATCGGCTGTCGCTTTCGCTGCACTTTTTGCGGTGTCGCCGCGATGTTCGGTGGTGCCACTGCGTTGCCGGATGCCATGCGGCTGCGCCGGGACCTGAACTACCTGAAGTACGACCTGGGCGCCGATTCGGTCCAGTACTTCGACCACAACTTCTTCGATCGCGAGCAGGACATGGTGCCGCTGCTGGAAGTCATGGCCGAGATGGCGCTGCCCTGGTGGTGCTTTGCCCGTGCCGATGCACTGCTGAATCTCTCGGAGTCGACGTGGAAGCTGGTGCGAAAGAGCCGGCTTCGCATGGCCTACATCGGCGCCGAATCGGCGAGTCCCGCGATGCTGCGCGAGATTCGCAAAGGCACGCGGCCGGACCAGACACTGGCCGTGGCCGAGCTCTGTCGTCGCCATGGCGTGATCCCCGAAATGTCATTCATGGTGGCGCCGCCGGTGAACACGGAGGAAGAAACCGAGCACACCTTCGAGTTCGTCCGGGAACTCAAGCGCATTAATCCGCACTCGGAAGTCGTGATCTACATTTACACGCCGCTCCCGGACAGTAGTCGCAACGAGAGGGATCGTGAAAGGCATCCCTCGGCGCCTCTGCTCGATGCGGATGGCCACCCTATGGTTTTTCCCGCCACGCCGGAGGTGTGGACCGAAAAGCGTTGGGTTGACTATGCCTGCCACACCGACGCCCCGTGGCTCACGGACCGACTGCGCCGACGGATCCGCGATTTTGAAACCGTGCTGCGTTGTCGCTTTCCTACCGTGCAGGACATGCGTTCGCCGCGCTGGGTCAAACGCACGCTGAGCGCCGCCGCGACATGGCGATACCACGCGCGACGTTACGACGGCCCGTGGGAACTGAACCTGGCCAATCGGATCGTGCGCCTGCGCATGCCACAGGTTTCCGGACTTTGA
- a CDS encoding class I SAM-dependent methyltransferase, whose product MRQHHTNTQFRAEQGPGREDELCEARLLDTQRAFDSVAADYDGPRGNNELIQRMRATMWATVQQRVPTGGALLDLGCGTGLDALEFARLGYQVLATDWSPAMVGRTQARAAFAGLESRLLAEHVGTHQLDRIQDEFDGIYSNFGPLNCVPDLRAVSRECARLLRPGGTLVFSVIGRLCPWEVVHYVMRGRLRRAAIRGRRGPTAVGMNKHTIWTSYYTPREFYRAFAGDFALERYQAMSLFMPPPYLVDYYRRHRRWCNAMGWLDDRLGALPLLRGMGDHFLIVMRKRDEHGR is encoded by the coding sequence ATGCGTCAGCATCACACCAATACGCAGTTCCGGGCGGAGCAGGGGCCCGGCCGGGAGGATGAATTGTGCGAGGCGCGCCTGCTGGATACGCAGCGTGCCTTTGACAGCGTTGCTGCCGACTACGATGGGCCGCGCGGCAACAATGAACTGATCCAGCGCATGCGCGCCACGATGTGGGCGACGGTGCAGCAGCGGGTGCCCACAGGTGGCGCGCTGCTGGACCTGGGATGTGGCACAGGCCTCGATGCCCTTGAGTTCGCGCGGCTCGGTTATCAGGTCCTCGCCACCGACTGGTCGCCGGCCATGGTGGGCCGTACGCAGGCGCGCGCGGCGTTCGCCGGACTGGAGTCGCGGCTGCTTGCCGAGCATGTCGGCACCCATCAGCTCGATCGCATCCAGGATGAGTTCGACGGAATTTACTCGAACTTCGGTCCACTCAACTGCGTGCCGGATCTGCGCGCCGTCTCGCGCGAATGTGCGCGACTGCTTCGCCCCGGCGGCACGCTGGTGTTCTCCGTCATCGGACGTCTGTGTCCCTGGGAGGTCGTTCATTACGTCATGCGTGGTCGCCTGCGTCGCGCCGCCATCCGCGGCCGGCGCGGCCCCACGGCGGTGGGCATGAACAAGCACACGATCTGGACGTCGTACTACACGCCACGCGAGTTCTATCGTGCATTCGCCGGTGATTTCGCGCTGGAGCGGTACCAGGCCATGAGCCTGTTCATGCCGCCGCCCTATCTGGTCGATTACTACCGTCGACATCGCCGATGGTGTAACGCGATGGGTTGGCTCGACGATCGCCTGGGTGCCTTGCCACTCCTTCGGGGCATGGGCGACCACTTCCTGATCGTCATGCGCAAGCGTGATGAGCATGGACGGTAA
- a CDS encoding nucleotidyltransferase family protein has product MPANSADTPAMPGWHEVRAGMERVTEAIAHELAQPVAQPPPWGALEWRLAMAMATAHGVAPLLSAYPGWPHGCWQTYLAGQRMHVEARHQRLLAQLEAIDSLARERGIPLVPLKGAALHALDVYAPGERPMADLDLLIDPADESRVGDLLQRLGYELSMVVWKHRVYRIPQAFEPSTLGEHRDAAITIEVHTSIQERLPMHVVDLSSRVRGAAQVPGINAYASVGALLCHLLLHLAGNMCTRTVRLIHVHDISRLAALLQPHDWDVLLEAHRTLADWWAVPPLRLVERYFAGAVPRRVLDALEPRCPRRLRPLTTGAALTRLSCSAVWPAAFPGWRWTRSTGEAMAYVSSRLHPDAEARRERKAMLRTQAWLQDHSAHASMVSRAWSLLAHTTPRADTRHLVRLAFGAASPQASGEQLEVQGLESSRGKVGVFDDRAALRGNRQTQA; this is encoded by the coding sequence ATGCCCGCCAACAGCGCTGACACGCCCGCCATGCCAGGCTGGCATGAGGTACGCGCCGGCATGGAGCGCGTAACGGAGGCGATTGCCCACGAGCTCGCCCAGCCTGTCGCCCAGCCACCGCCCTGGGGCGCGCTTGAGTGGCGACTGGCCATGGCGATGGCAACTGCCCATGGCGTCGCGCCACTGCTGAGTGCCTATCCCGGCTGGCCGCATGGGTGCTGGCAAACGTACCTCGCCGGTCAACGCATGCATGTCGAGGCGCGACACCAACGCTTGCTGGCACAACTGGAGGCTATCGATTCACTGGCGCGTGAGCGCGGCATTCCGCTAGTCCCGCTCAAGGGAGCGGCATTGCATGCACTGGATGTCTACGCGCCCGGCGAACGCCCGATGGCTGACCTGGATCTGCTGATCGATCCGGCCGACGAATCCCGCGTCGGCGACTTGCTGCAACGGCTTGGCTACGAGCTTTCGATGGTCGTGTGGAAACACCGCGTGTACCGCATCCCTCAAGCGTTCGAACCGTCAACGCTGGGCGAACATCGCGACGCGGCGATCACGATTGAAGTCCATACATCGATCCAGGAACGCCTGCCGATGCACGTGGTTGATCTGAGCTCACGCGTTCGAGGTGCCGCGCAGGTACCCGGCATCAACGCGTATGCGTCCGTGGGCGCCCTGCTCTGCCACTTGCTGCTTCATCTGGCGGGCAACATGTGTACGCGCACCGTGCGCCTGATCCACGTGCATGACATCAGCCGCCTGGCGGCGCTGTTGCAACCACATGACTGGGATGTCCTGCTGGAGGCGCACCGCACATTGGCTGACTGGTGGGCCGTCCCTCCCTTGCGACTGGTCGAACGTTATTTCGCCGGTGCCGTGCCACGCCGCGTGCTTGACGCGCTTGAGCCACGCTGTCCACGGCGTTTACGCCCGCTGACAACCGGAGCGGCCTTGACGCGGCTATCGTGTTCGGCGGTGTGGCCCGCGGCGTTTCCGGGATGGCGCTGGACCCGCAGCACCGGCGAAGCCATGGCATACGTCTCGTCGCGACTGCATCCGGATGCGGAAGCCCGGCGCGAACGCAAGGCCATGCTACGCACGCAGGCATGGCTCCAGGATCATTCTGCGCACGCAAGCATGGTGTCGCGCGCGTGGTCGTTGCTCGCGCACACGACGCCCCGCGCGGATACGCGTCACCTCGTCAGGCTCGCTTTCGGCGCGGCGTCACCGCAGGCCTCCGGTGAGCAGCTTGAGGTACAGGGACTCGAAAGCTCGCGCGGTAAAGTCGGCGTCTTCGACGATCGCGCGGCGCTGCGCGGCAATCGCCAGACGCAGGCGTAG
- a CDS encoding class I SAM-dependent methyltransferase, giving the protein MSQLPELEPRDAYALWAPHYPAHAHNPVMLAEERAMLSMFPESLLGKRVLDAGCGSGRYLLHALRRGATTLAGVDISSEMIQSARMELAAWRHDACIALAQGSLTTLPMPGEWADLTLCALAVGHVDRLEDALFALREVTRPGGTLLCSDVHPIGAGLGWQRDFRSGGRRYAVKHAIHTVEAWHDTCARVGLTIETMAEPALDPADVPMGAHFDPRALSVPVVLAFRLRRPG; this is encoded by the coding sequence ATGTCACAACTGCCTGAACTGGAGCCACGCGACGCTTACGCACTGTGGGCGCCGCACTATCCGGCGCATGCTCATAATCCGGTGATGCTGGCCGAAGAGCGGGCGATGCTTTCGATGTTTCCCGAATCGCTTCTGGGCAAGCGCGTGCTCGATGCCGGATGCGGTAGCGGTCGATATCTGTTGCATGCGCTGCGTCGCGGTGCCACCACGCTTGCAGGCGTCGATATCTCGTCCGAGATGATCCAGAGCGCCCGCATGGAACTGGCGGCCTGGCGCCACGACGCCTGCATCGCGCTGGCCCAGGGTAGCCTGACGACCTTGCCCATGCCCGGCGAGTGGGCCGACCTGACCCTTTGTGCGCTGGCGGTTGGCCATGTGGATCGCCTCGAGGACGCCTTGTTCGCCCTGCGCGAGGTGACGCGTCCTGGCGGCACGTTGCTGTGCAGCGATGTCCACCCCATCGGCGCAGGCCTGGGCTGGCAACGCGACTTTCGCAGTGGCGGGCGCCGCTACGCGGTGAAACATGCCATTCATACCGTCGAGGCGTGGCACGACACCTGCGCCAGAGTGGGGCTGACCATCGAGACCATGGCGGAGCCGGCACTTGATCCAGCCGACGTGCCGATGGGCGCGCATTTCGATCCGCGTGCACTGTCGGTACCGGTGGTTCTCGCTTTCCGCTTGCGACGCCCGGGATAG